One stretch of Mangifera indica cultivar Alphonso chromosome 9, CATAS_Mindica_2.1, whole genome shotgun sequence DNA includes these proteins:
- the LOC123226563 gene encoding metacaspase-9, producing MEKANKRLALLVGCNYHNTRYELHGCINDVLAMREVLVNRFGFKPTQIELLTDAPESPVMPTGANIKGALDKMVSKAEDGDVLFFHYSGHGTRIPSRKPGRPFRQDEAIVPCDFNLITDLDFRQIVNRLPKGASFTILSDSCHSGGLIDKEKEQIGPSSINHNSQNLCLSKPKTIPFQSLLEHLSSLTFINTSDIGTHLLENFGADASIRFLLTPHQESELFESLKPDEGILLSGCQADETSADMSPDEGGGKAYGAFSNAVQIALKEHSGSLSNREIVMMARKILQQQHVEQHPCLYCSDENADASFLLQAETEI from the exons ATGGAAAAGGCAAACAAGAGACTTGCTCTTCTAGTGGGATGTAATTACCACAACACCAGATATGAGCTGCATGGATGCATAAACGATGTGTTAGCAATGAGAGAAGTTCTTGTGAATCGATTCGGGTTCAAGCCCACCCAGATTGAGCTACTCACTGATGCACCAGAGTCGCCGGTGATGCCTACAGGTGCAAACATAAAAGGTGCACTTGATAAAATGGTGAGCAAGGCTGAAGATGGTGATGTCCTGTTCTTCCATTATAGTGGTCATGGCACAAGGATCCCTTCTCGCAAACCCGGTCGACCTTTTCGGCAGGATGAAGCCATTGTCCCATGTGATTTCAATCTCATCACTG ACTTGGACTTCCGGCAAATTGTAAACCGACTGCCAAAGGGTGCAAGCTTCACAATTCTTTCAGATTCATGCCACAGCGGGGGTCTTATTGACAAGGAAAAAGAACAAATAGGGCCTTCTTCAATCAATCACAACAGTCAAAATCTATGTCTGTCTAAACCAAAGACGATTCCTTTCCAATCCCTACTTGAACATCTGTCATCACTAACTTTTATAAACACATCTGATATTGGCACTCACTTGCTGGAAAACTTTGGAGCCGATGCAAGCATTCGATTTCTGTTAACGCCTCATCAAGAATCTGAGTTGTTTGAATCTTTGAAGCCTGATGAAGGGATTCTGCTAAGTGGGTGTCAAGCAGATGAAACTTCTGCAGACATGAGCCCCGATGAGGGCGGTGGAAAGGCTTATGGGGCGTTTAGCAATGCTGTTCAGATAGCTTTGAAGGAGCATTCTGGTTCATTGAGCAATAGAGAGATTGTGATGATGGCCAGGAAGATTTTACAACAACAGCACGTTGAGCAACATCCTTGTTTGTACTGCAGTGATGAGAATGCTGATGCCAGTTTCTTGTTGCAGGCTGAAACTGAAATTTAG